A stretch of Pristiophorus japonicus isolate sPriJap1 chromosome 12, sPriJap1.hap1, whole genome shotgun sequence DNA encodes these proteins:
- the LOC139277549 gene encoding enolase-phosphatase E1-like isoform X3: MSIPMEYSSIYRDSQTMDNLEKQLICPICLEMFTKPVVILPCQHNLCRKCANDVFQSRGTAVGSGGRFRCPSCHQEIVLDRHGVYGLQRNLLVENIIDIYKQESSRSTTKPEQPTCEEHDEEKINIYCISCEEPTCSLCKVFGAHKNCEVAPLLTVYKQQRSELSNEVGTLVAANDTAQTFIAHLEETRKNIEDNGRSQKQIMYEKFDSLFAILEAKKQEMMQRITSEQDEKMSHCKSLIQTYGERIQSMSKLVESALQSMEEPQMAVFLQNAKMLTAKISDATRASEIEEVERGYENMDHYNLDFEKEQKLLQAINFLKVEEESEEGVEEDEEDAADKKEDIEVETGHSEVSCSEPSDALVEVLGTEKSKPESSDVVVEVPAIEEPTNEPSGASDNLSSTKEPHTELPCVVLAVPEEEEPIAEPPGGVNEVLKEDEPNAEPSSAVDKVPEEEELNTESPGAVDEVPEEEELNTEPSNAVNEVPEEEEPIAESPGGVNEVLKEDEPNAEPSSAVDKVPEEEELNTESPGAVDEVPEEEELNAEPSSAVDKVPEEEEPIAESPYAVNEVPKEKEPNTEPSSAVDEVPDEEERNTESPDAVNEVPKEKEPNTEPSSAVDAVPKEEELNTEPSNAVNEVPEEEEPIAESLGGVSEVLKEDEPNAEPSSAVDKVPEEEELNTESPGAVDAVPKEEEPNTEPSNAVNQVPKEEEPNAEYSGAVDEVPKEDEPNAEPSSAVDEVSEEEESNAESSHAVNEIPEPKEPNAEFFGAVDEVPKEEEPNAESSSTVDEVPESREPNAEFFGAVDEVAEENKPNAESLDIPDAIPKTEESNEISLDDINVAVAEVLEKEELNAESSNAVVEVPPMEESNVASPFVKDGGPATEESSAASLDVVDAIPETEKSNATSLDVTNAASKMEEYNASTLDTGVPARKESIPTTLDTPDQISVIEESMAEPPSVISAVCTMLEFNAAPSGTANAVADSIIASPISVCGVSALGELKAASLSAVDGIPPGGESIIPLIDIEACKSAHKEAEVEVFETIVQQDDILSGSHDAGDFKMRQQLAVVDEETKLYPGWHKFGSWHVIKPTVSGTSTNQNTTSHDQTGPSSVTENKMQSESSSVAVAAGSPDAMKTSDGENKVPSPVMQVPYFG; the protein is encoded by the exons TCACGTGGCACAGCTGTAGGTTCAGGGGGTCGTTTCCGGTGTCCATCCTGTCACCAAGAGATTGTTCTGGACAGACATGGAGTTTATGGACTGCAAAGAAATTTATTGGTGGAAAATATTATTGATATTTACAAACAAGAATCTTCAAG GTCCACTACAAAACCTGAACAGCCGACGTGTGAAGAGCACGATGAGGAAAAGATTAATATATACTGCATTTCATGTGAGGAGCCCACTTGCTCGCTGTGCAAAGTATTTGGTGCACACAAGAATTGTGAGGTTGCCCCTCTTCTAACTGTCTACAAACAACAAAGG TCTGAACTTAGTAATGAAGTTGGAACACTTGTTGCAGCCAATGACACAGCTCAAACCTTTATTGCTCATCTGGAAGAAACTAGAAAAAATATTGAG GACAATGGTAGAAGCCAAAAACAAATTATGTATGAAAAGTTTGATTCCCTGTTTGCAATTTTGGAAGCAAAAAAGCAGGAGATGATGCAACGAATCACAAGCGAGCAAGATGAGAAAATGAGCCACTGCAAGTCTTTGATACAAACATACGGTGAACGTATACAATCCATGTCTAAGCTTGTAGAATCTGCACTGCAATCAATGGAGGAACCACAAATGGCAGTCTTTCTACAG AATGCAAAGATGCTAACGGCAAA AATTTCAGATGCAACTAGAGCATCAGAGATTGAAGAGGTGGAGCGTGGTTATGAAAATATGGATCACTACAATTTAGATTTTGAGAAAGAACAGAAATTACTGCAAGCAATTAATTTCCTCAAAG TTGAAGAGGAATCAGAAGAAGGAGTTGAAGAAGATGAGGAGGATGCAGCAGACAAGAAagaagacattgaagttgagactgGACATTCAGAAGTGTCTTGTTCTGAACCTTCAGATGCTTTAGTTGAAGTCCTTGGAACAGAAAAATCTAAACCTGAATCTTCAGATGTTGTGGTTGAAGTCCCTGCAATAGAAGAACCCACCAATGAACCATCAGGAGCATCAGATAACCTTTCTTCAACTAAAGAGCCCCACACTGAACTTCCATGTGTTGTACTTGCAGTTCCTGAAGAGGAAGAGCCCATTGCTGAGCCTCCAGGCGGAGTGAATGAGGTCCTCAAAGAGGATGAGCCCAATGCTGAGCCTTCCAGTGCTGTGGATAAAGTTCCTGAAGAGGAAGAGCTCAATACTGAGTCTCCAGGTGCTGTGGATGAAGTCCCTGAAGAGGAAGAGCTCAATACTGAGCCTTCCAATGCTGTGAATGAAGTCCCCGAAGAGGAAGAGCCCATTGCTGAGTCTCCAGGTGGAGTGAATGAGGTCCTCAAAGAGGATGAGCCCAATGCTGAGCCTTCCAGTGCTGTGGATAAAGTTCCTGAAGAGGAAGAGCTCAATACTGAGTCTCCAGGTGCTGTGGATGAAGTCCCTGAAGAGGAAGAGCTCAATGCTGAGCCTTCCAGTGCTGTGGATAAAGTTCCTGAAGAGGAAGAGCCCATTGCTGAGTCTCCATATGCTGTGAATGAGGTCCCCAAAGAGAAAGAGCCTAATACTGAGCCTTCCAGTGCTGTGGATGAAGTCCCTGATGAGGAAGAGCGCAACACCGAGTCTCCAGATGCTGTGAATGAGGTCCCCAAAGAGAAAGAGCCCAATACTGAGCCTTCCAGTGCTGTGGATGCAGTTCCTAAAGAGGAAGAGCTCAATACTGAGCCTTCCAATGCTGTGAATGAAGTCCCCGAAGAGGAAGAGCCCATTGCTGAGTCTCTAGGCGGAGTGAGTGAGGTCCTCAAAGAGGATGAGCCCAATGCTGAGCCTTCCAGTGCTGTGGATAAAGTTCCTGAAGAGGAAGAGCTCAATACTGAGTCTCCAGGTGCTGTGGATGCAGTTCCTAAAGAGGAAGAGCCCAATACTGAGCCTTCCAATGCTGTGAATCAGGTCCCCAAAGAGGAAGAGCCCAATGCTGAGTATTCAGGTGCTGTGGATGAGGTCCCCAAAGAGGATGAACCCAATGCTGAACCTTCCAGTGCTGTGGATGAAGTTTCTGAAGAGGAAGAGTCCAATGCTGAGTCTTCACATGCTGTGAATGAAATTCCTGAACCCAAAGAGCCCAATGCTGAGTTTTTTGGTGCTGTGGATGAAGTCCCTAAAGAGGAAGAGCCCAATGCTGAATCTTCCAGTACTGTGGATGAAGTTCCTGAATCCAGAGAACCCAATGCTGAGTTTTTTGGTGCTGTGGATGAAGTTGCTGAAGAGAATAAGCCCAATGCTGAGTCTTTAGATATTCCAGATGCAATTCCTAAAACAGAAGAATCCAATGAAATATCTCTCGATGATATAAATGTAGCTGTGGCTGAAGTACTTGAAAAGGAAGAGCTTAATGCTGAGTCTTCCAATGCCGTGGTTGAAGTCCCTCCAATGGAAGAATCCAATGTTGCATCTCCTTTTGTTAAGGATGGAGGCCCTGCAACAGAGGAATCAAGTGCTGCATCTCTAGATGTTGTAGATGCAATTCCTGAAACAGAAAAATCCAATGCGACATCTCTAGATGTTACAAATGCAGCTTCTAAAATGGAAGAATATAATGCTTCAACTCTAGATACTGGAGTACCAGCAAGAAAAGAATCTATTCCTACAACTCTAGATACCCCGGATCAAATCTCTGTCATAGAAGAATCCATGGCTGAGCCTCCAAGTGTTATAAGTGCAGTATGTACCATGCTAGAATTCAACGCTGCACCTTCAGGTACCGCCAATGCAGTAGCAGATTCCATTATTGCATCTCCAATTTCTGTGTGCGGAGTCTCTGCACTGGGAGAATTGAAAGCTGCATCTCTAAGTGCTGTAGATGGAATCCCTCCAGGCGGAGAGTCTATAATTCCATTAATAGACATTGAAGCTTGTAAATCAGCACACAAAGAAGCTGAAGTTGAGGTGTTTGAAACAATTGTACAACAG GATGATATATTAAGTGGAAGTCATGATGCTGGTGATTTTAAAATGCGACAACAGTTGGCAGTGGTTGACGAAGAAACCAAATTGTACCCAGGTTGGCATAAGTTCGGTTCCTGGCATGTGATTAAGCCCACCGTGTCTGGAACAAGTACCAACCAGAATACCACCTCTCATGATCAGACTGGACCATCGTCAGTGACAGAGAATAAGATGCAGTCAGAGTCCAGCTCTGTTGCAGTTGCTGCAGGCTCACCAGATGCCATGAAAACATCTGACGGTGAAAACAAAGTGCCTTCACCTGTAATGCAG GTGCCATATTTTGGATAG
- the LOC139277549 gene encoding enolase-phosphatase E1-like isoform X2: MSIPMEYSSIYRDSQTMDNLEKQLICPICLEMFTKPVVILPCQHNLCRKCANDVFQSRGTAVGSGGRFRCPSCHQEIVLDRHGVYGLQRNLLVENIIDIYKQESSRSTTKPEQPTCEEHDEEKINIYCISCEEPTCSLCKVFGAHKNCEVAPLLTVYKQQRSELSNEVGTLVAANDTAQTFIAHLEETRKNIEDNGRSQKQIMYEKFDSLFAILEAKKQEMMQRITSEQDEKMSHCKSLIQTYGERIQSMSKLVESALQSMEEPQMAVFLQNAKMLTAKISDATRASEIEEVERGYENMDHYNLDFEKEQKLLQAINFLKVEEESEEGVEEDEEDAADKKEDIEVETGHSEVSCSEPSDALVEVLGTEKSKPESSDVVVEVPAIEEPTNEPSGASDNLSSTKEPHTELPCVVLAVPEEEEPIAEPPGGVNEVLKEDEPNAEPSSAVDKVPEEEELNTESPGAVDEVPEEEELNTEPSNAVNEVPEEEEPIAESPGGVNEVLKEDEPNAEPSSAVDKVPEEEELNTESPGAVDEVPEEEELNAEPSSAVDKVPEEEEPIAESPYAVNEVPKEKEPNTEPSSAVDEVPDEEERNTESPDAVNEVPKEKEPNTEPSSAVDAVPKEEELNTEPSNAVNEVPEEEEPIAESLGGVSEVLKEDEPNAEPSSAVDKVPEEEELNTESPGAVDAVPKEEEPNTEPSNAVNQVPKEEEPNAEYSGAVDEVPKEDEPNAEPSSAVDEVSEEEESNAESSHAVNEIPEPKEPNAEFFGAVDEVPKEEEPNAESSSTVDEVPESREPNAEFFGAVDEVAEENKPNAESLDIPDAIPKTEESNEISLDDINVAVAEVLEKEELNAESSNAVVEVPPMEESNVASPFVKDGGPATEESSAASLDVVDAIPETEKSNATSLDVTNAASKMEEYNASTLDTGVPARKESIPTTLDTPDQISVIEESMAEPPSVISAVCTMLEFNAAPSGTANAVADSIIASPISVCGVSALGELKAASLSAVDGIPPGGESIIPLIDIEACKSAHKEAEVEVFETIVQQDDILSGSHDAGDFKMRQQLAVVDEETKLYPGWHKFGSWHVIKPTVSGTSTNQNTTSHDQTGPSSVTENKMQSESSSVAVAAGSPDAMKTSDGENKVPSPVMQALGFCLSLLALMVILLNLWNRIEYMACAWKG, from the exons TCACGTGGCACAGCTGTAGGTTCAGGGGGTCGTTTCCGGTGTCCATCCTGTCACCAAGAGATTGTTCTGGACAGACATGGAGTTTATGGACTGCAAAGAAATTTATTGGTGGAAAATATTATTGATATTTACAAACAAGAATCTTCAAG GTCCACTACAAAACCTGAACAGCCGACGTGTGAAGAGCACGATGAGGAAAAGATTAATATATACTGCATTTCATGTGAGGAGCCCACTTGCTCGCTGTGCAAAGTATTTGGTGCACACAAGAATTGTGAGGTTGCCCCTCTTCTAACTGTCTACAAACAACAAAGG TCTGAACTTAGTAATGAAGTTGGAACACTTGTTGCAGCCAATGACACAGCTCAAACCTTTATTGCTCATCTGGAAGAAACTAGAAAAAATATTGAG GACAATGGTAGAAGCCAAAAACAAATTATGTATGAAAAGTTTGATTCCCTGTTTGCAATTTTGGAAGCAAAAAAGCAGGAGATGATGCAACGAATCACAAGCGAGCAAGATGAGAAAATGAGCCACTGCAAGTCTTTGATACAAACATACGGTGAACGTATACAATCCATGTCTAAGCTTGTAGAATCTGCACTGCAATCAATGGAGGAACCACAAATGGCAGTCTTTCTACAG AATGCAAAGATGCTAACGGCAAA AATTTCAGATGCAACTAGAGCATCAGAGATTGAAGAGGTGGAGCGTGGTTATGAAAATATGGATCACTACAATTTAGATTTTGAGAAAGAACAGAAATTACTGCAAGCAATTAATTTCCTCAAAG TTGAAGAGGAATCAGAAGAAGGAGTTGAAGAAGATGAGGAGGATGCAGCAGACAAGAAagaagacattgaagttgagactgGACATTCAGAAGTGTCTTGTTCTGAACCTTCAGATGCTTTAGTTGAAGTCCTTGGAACAGAAAAATCTAAACCTGAATCTTCAGATGTTGTGGTTGAAGTCCCTGCAATAGAAGAACCCACCAATGAACCATCAGGAGCATCAGATAACCTTTCTTCAACTAAAGAGCCCCACACTGAACTTCCATGTGTTGTACTTGCAGTTCCTGAAGAGGAAGAGCCCATTGCTGAGCCTCCAGGCGGAGTGAATGAGGTCCTCAAAGAGGATGAGCCCAATGCTGAGCCTTCCAGTGCTGTGGATAAAGTTCCTGAAGAGGAAGAGCTCAATACTGAGTCTCCAGGTGCTGTGGATGAAGTCCCTGAAGAGGAAGAGCTCAATACTGAGCCTTCCAATGCTGTGAATGAAGTCCCCGAAGAGGAAGAGCCCATTGCTGAGTCTCCAGGTGGAGTGAATGAGGTCCTCAAAGAGGATGAGCCCAATGCTGAGCCTTCCAGTGCTGTGGATAAAGTTCCTGAAGAGGAAGAGCTCAATACTGAGTCTCCAGGTGCTGTGGATGAAGTCCCTGAAGAGGAAGAGCTCAATGCTGAGCCTTCCAGTGCTGTGGATAAAGTTCCTGAAGAGGAAGAGCCCATTGCTGAGTCTCCATATGCTGTGAATGAGGTCCCCAAAGAGAAAGAGCCTAATACTGAGCCTTCCAGTGCTGTGGATGAAGTCCCTGATGAGGAAGAGCGCAACACCGAGTCTCCAGATGCTGTGAATGAGGTCCCCAAAGAGAAAGAGCCCAATACTGAGCCTTCCAGTGCTGTGGATGCAGTTCCTAAAGAGGAAGAGCTCAATACTGAGCCTTCCAATGCTGTGAATGAAGTCCCCGAAGAGGAAGAGCCCATTGCTGAGTCTCTAGGCGGAGTGAGTGAGGTCCTCAAAGAGGATGAGCCCAATGCTGAGCCTTCCAGTGCTGTGGATAAAGTTCCTGAAGAGGAAGAGCTCAATACTGAGTCTCCAGGTGCTGTGGATGCAGTTCCTAAAGAGGAAGAGCCCAATACTGAGCCTTCCAATGCTGTGAATCAGGTCCCCAAAGAGGAAGAGCCCAATGCTGAGTATTCAGGTGCTGTGGATGAGGTCCCCAAAGAGGATGAACCCAATGCTGAACCTTCCAGTGCTGTGGATGAAGTTTCTGAAGAGGAAGAGTCCAATGCTGAGTCTTCACATGCTGTGAATGAAATTCCTGAACCCAAAGAGCCCAATGCTGAGTTTTTTGGTGCTGTGGATGAAGTCCCTAAAGAGGAAGAGCCCAATGCTGAATCTTCCAGTACTGTGGATGAAGTTCCTGAATCCAGAGAACCCAATGCTGAGTTTTTTGGTGCTGTGGATGAAGTTGCTGAAGAGAATAAGCCCAATGCTGAGTCTTTAGATATTCCAGATGCAATTCCTAAAACAGAAGAATCCAATGAAATATCTCTCGATGATATAAATGTAGCTGTGGCTGAAGTACTTGAAAAGGAAGAGCTTAATGCTGAGTCTTCCAATGCCGTGGTTGAAGTCCCTCCAATGGAAGAATCCAATGTTGCATCTCCTTTTGTTAAGGATGGAGGCCCTGCAACAGAGGAATCAAGTGCTGCATCTCTAGATGTTGTAGATGCAATTCCTGAAACAGAAAAATCCAATGCGACATCTCTAGATGTTACAAATGCAGCTTCTAAAATGGAAGAATATAATGCTTCAACTCTAGATACTGGAGTACCAGCAAGAAAAGAATCTATTCCTACAACTCTAGATACCCCGGATCAAATCTCTGTCATAGAAGAATCCATGGCTGAGCCTCCAAGTGTTATAAGTGCAGTATGTACCATGCTAGAATTCAACGCTGCACCTTCAGGTACCGCCAATGCAGTAGCAGATTCCATTATTGCATCTCCAATTTCTGTGTGCGGAGTCTCTGCACTGGGAGAATTGAAAGCTGCATCTCTAAGTGCTGTAGATGGAATCCCTCCAGGCGGAGAGTCTATAATTCCATTAATAGACATTGAAGCTTGTAAATCAGCACACAAAGAAGCTGAAGTTGAGGTGTTTGAAACAATTGTACAACAG GATGATATATTAAGTGGAAGTCATGATGCTGGTGATTTTAAAATGCGACAACAGTTGGCAGTGGTTGACGAAGAAACCAAATTGTACCCAGGTTGGCATAAGTTCGGTTCCTGGCATGTGATTAAGCCCACCGTGTCTGGAACAAGTACCAACCAGAATACCACCTCTCATGATCAGACTGGACCATCGTCAGTGACAGAGAATAAGATGCAGTCAGAGTCCAGCTCTGTTGCAGTTGCTGCAGGCTCACCAGATGCCATGAAAACATCTGACGGTGAAAACAAAGTGCCTTCACCTGTAATGCAG
- the LOC139277549 gene encoding enolase-phosphatase E1-like isoform X1, with product MSIPMEYSSIYRDSQTMDNLEKQLICPICLEMFTKPVVILPCQHNLCRKCANDVFQSRGTAVGSGGRFRCPSCHQEIVLDRHGVYGLQRNLLVENIIDIYKQESSRSTTKPEQPTCEEHDEEKINIYCISCEEPTCSLCKVFGAHKNCEVAPLLTVYKQQRSELSNEVGTLVAANDTAQTFIAHLEETRKNIEDNGRSQKQIMYEKFDSLFAILEAKKQEMMQRITSEQDEKMSHCKSLIQTYGERIQSMSKLVESALQSMEEPQMAVFLQNAKMLTAKISDATRASEIEEVERGYENMDHYNLDFEKEQKLLQAINFLKVEEESEEGVEEDEEDAADKKEDIEVETGHSEVSCSEPSDALVEVLGTEKSKPESSDVVVEVPAIEEPTNEPSGASDNLSSTKEPHTELPCVVLAVPEEEEPIAEPPGGVNEVLKEDEPNAEPSSAVDKVPEEEELNTESPGAVDEVPEEEELNTEPSNAVNEVPEEEEPIAESPGGVNEVLKEDEPNAEPSSAVDKVPEEEELNTESPGAVDEVPEEEELNAEPSSAVDKVPEEEEPIAESPYAVNEVPKEKEPNTEPSSAVDEVPDEEERNTESPDAVNEVPKEKEPNTEPSSAVDAVPKEEELNTEPSNAVNEVPEEEEPIAESLGGVSEVLKEDEPNAEPSSAVDKVPEEEELNTESPGAVDAVPKEEEPNTEPSNAVNQVPKEEEPNAEYSGAVDEVPKEDEPNAEPSSAVDEVSEEEESNAESSHAVNEIPEPKEPNAEFFGAVDEVPKEEEPNAESSSTVDEVPESREPNAEFFGAVDEVAEENKPNAESLDIPDAIPKTEESNEISLDDINVAVAEVLEKEELNAESSNAVVEVPPMEESNVASPFVKDGGPATEESSAASLDVVDAIPETEKSNATSLDVTNAASKMEEYNASTLDTGVPARKESIPTTLDTPDQISVIEESMAEPPSVISAVCTMLEFNAAPSGTANAVADSIIASPISVCGVSALGELKAASLSAVDGIPPGGESIIPLIDIEACKSAHKEAEVEVFETIVQQDDILSGSHDAGDFKMRQQLAVVDEETKLYPGWHKFGSWHVIKPTVSGTSTNQNTTSHDQTGPSSVTENKMQSESSSVAVAAGSPDAMKTSDGENKVPSPVMQMESPGSATESTVQQMTSCEPSTTDSPRHFFSFSWLNALTK from the exons TCACGTGGCACAGCTGTAGGTTCAGGGGGTCGTTTCCGGTGTCCATCCTGTCACCAAGAGATTGTTCTGGACAGACATGGAGTTTATGGACTGCAAAGAAATTTATTGGTGGAAAATATTATTGATATTTACAAACAAGAATCTTCAAG GTCCACTACAAAACCTGAACAGCCGACGTGTGAAGAGCACGATGAGGAAAAGATTAATATATACTGCATTTCATGTGAGGAGCCCACTTGCTCGCTGTGCAAAGTATTTGGTGCACACAAGAATTGTGAGGTTGCCCCTCTTCTAACTGTCTACAAACAACAAAGG TCTGAACTTAGTAATGAAGTTGGAACACTTGTTGCAGCCAATGACACAGCTCAAACCTTTATTGCTCATCTGGAAGAAACTAGAAAAAATATTGAG GACAATGGTAGAAGCCAAAAACAAATTATGTATGAAAAGTTTGATTCCCTGTTTGCAATTTTGGAAGCAAAAAAGCAGGAGATGATGCAACGAATCACAAGCGAGCAAGATGAGAAAATGAGCCACTGCAAGTCTTTGATACAAACATACGGTGAACGTATACAATCCATGTCTAAGCTTGTAGAATCTGCACTGCAATCAATGGAGGAACCACAAATGGCAGTCTTTCTACAG AATGCAAAGATGCTAACGGCAAA AATTTCAGATGCAACTAGAGCATCAGAGATTGAAGAGGTGGAGCGTGGTTATGAAAATATGGATCACTACAATTTAGATTTTGAGAAAGAACAGAAATTACTGCAAGCAATTAATTTCCTCAAAG TTGAAGAGGAATCAGAAGAAGGAGTTGAAGAAGATGAGGAGGATGCAGCAGACAAGAAagaagacattgaagttgagactgGACATTCAGAAGTGTCTTGTTCTGAACCTTCAGATGCTTTAGTTGAAGTCCTTGGAACAGAAAAATCTAAACCTGAATCTTCAGATGTTGTGGTTGAAGTCCCTGCAATAGAAGAACCCACCAATGAACCATCAGGAGCATCAGATAACCTTTCTTCAACTAAAGAGCCCCACACTGAACTTCCATGTGTTGTACTTGCAGTTCCTGAAGAGGAAGAGCCCATTGCTGAGCCTCCAGGCGGAGTGAATGAGGTCCTCAAAGAGGATGAGCCCAATGCTGAGCCTTCCAGTGCTGTGGATAAAGTTCCTGAAGAGGAAGAGCTCAATACTGAGTCTCCAGGTGCTGTGGATGAAGTCCCTGAAGAGGAAGAGCTCAATACTGAGCCTTCCAATGCTGTGAATGAAGTCCCCGAAGAGGAAGAGCCCATTGCTGAGTCTCCAGGTGGAGTGAATGAGGTCCTCAAAGAGGATGAGCCCAATGCTGAGCCTTCCAGTGCTGTGGATAAAGTTCCTGAAGAGGAAGAGCTCAATACTGAGTCTCCAGGTGCTGTGGATGAAGTCCCTGAAGAGGAAGAGCTCAATGCTGAGCCTTCCAGTGCTGTGGATAAAGTTCCTGAAGAGGAAGAGCCCATTGCTGAGTCTCCATATGCTGTGAATGAGGTCCCCAAAGAGAAAGAGCCTAATACTGAGCCTTCCAGTGCTGTGGATGAAGTCCCTGATGAGGAAGAGCGCAACACCGAGTCTCCAGATGCTGTGAATGAGGTCCCCAAAGAGAAAGAGCCCAATACTGAGCCTTCCAGTGCTGTGGATGCAGTTCCTAAAGAGGAAGAGCTCAATACTGAGCCTTCCAATGCTGTGAATGAAGTCCCCGAAGAGGAAGAGCCCATTGCTGAGTCTCTAGGCGGAGTGAGTGAGGTCCTCAAAGAGGATGAGCCCAATGCTGAGCCTTCCAGTGCTGTGGATAAAGTTCCTGAAGAGGAAGAGCTCAATACTGAGTCTCCAGGTGCTGTGGATGCAGTTCCTAAAGAGGAAGAGCCCAATACTGAGCCTTCCAATGCTGTGAATCAGGTCCCCAAAGAGGAAGAGCCCAATGCTGAGTATTCAGGTGCTGTGGATGAGGTCCCCAAAGAGGATGAACCCAATGCTGAACCTTCCAGTGCTGTGGATGAAGTTTCTGAAGAGGAAGAGTCCAATGCTGAGTCTTCACATGCTGTGAATGAAATTCCTGAACCCAAAGAGCCCAATGCTGAGTTTTTTGGTGCTGTGGATGAAGTCCCTAAAGAGGAAGAGCCCAATGCTGAATCTTCCAGTACTGTGGATGAAGTTCCTGAATCCAGAGAACCCAATGCTGAGTTTTTTGGTGCTGTGGATGAAGTTGCTGAAGAGAATAAGCCCAATGCTGAGTCTTTAGATATTCCAGATGCAATTCCTAAAACAGAAGAATCCAATGAAATATCTCTCGATGATATAAATGTAGCTGTGGCTGAAGTACTTGAAAAGGAAGAGCTTAATGCTGAGTCTTCCAATGCCGTGGTTGAAGTCCCTCCAATGGAAGAATCCAATGTTGCATCTCCTTTTGTTAAGGATGGAGGCCCTGCAACAGAGGAATCAAGTGCTGCATCTCTAGATGTTGTAGATGCAATTCCTGAAACAGAAAAATCCAATGCGACATCTCTAGATGTTACAAATGCAGCTTCTAAAATGGAAGAATATAATGCTTCAACTCTAGATACTGGAGTACCAGCAAGAAAAGAATCTATTCCTACAACTCTAGATACCCCGGATCAAATCTCTGTCATAGAAGAATCCATGGCTGAGCCTCCAAGTGTTATAAGTGCAGTATGTACCATGCTAGAATTCAACGCTGCACCTTCAGGTACCGCCAATGCAGTAGCAGATTCCATTATTGCATCTCCAATTTCTGTGTGCGGAGTCTCTGCACTGGGAGAATTGAAAGCTGCATCTCTAAGTGCTGTAGATGGAATCCCTCCAGGCGGAGAGTCTATAATTCCATTAATAGACATTGAAGCTTGTAAATCAGCACACAAAGAAGCTGAAGTTGAGGTGTTTGAAACAATTGTACAACAG GATGATATATTAAGTGGAAGTCATGATGCTGGTGATTTTAAAATGCGACAACAGTTGGCAGTGGTTGACGAAGAAACCAAATTGTACCCAGGTTGGCATAAGTTCGGTTCCTGGCATGTGATTAAGCCCACCGTGTCTGGAACAAGTACCAACCAGAATACCACCTCTCATGATCAGACTGGACCATCGTCAGTGACAGAGAATAAGATGCAGTCAGAGTCCAGCTCTGTTGCAGTTGCTGCAGGCTCACCAGATGCCATGAAAACATCTGACGGTGAAAACAAAGTGCCTTCACCTGTAATGCAG